One Agelaius phoeniceus isolate bAgePho1 chromosome 7, bAgePho1.hap1, whole genome shotgun sequence DNA segment encodes these proteins:
- the ASB18 gene encoding ankyrin repeat and SOCS box protein 18, protein MSQAPGAGTVKLRISSKLDPEHPLGSRAPIARFYTALVTGDLRSLQLLTERYHQDVNLVFEISKNQLEWQVKSQASYGLSGLWALEERLELSSPLCLAARHGHPDCLRHLLRRGADPNLAPGGEAPLHQACLGGHSDCVELLLEYRAQPNLLSERGTAPLHLCTSRDSLRCAKLLLLHGAAVELPSEAGGDTALHVAARHRLCHHARLYLQRRARVDARNARQETALGVLCGQAPAQDDHSLQLFQLLLNHGADVEARDESWRRPLHRACGAANAELVRLLLQRGADANAIDYDGVSPLGWALQAAASRPELRPHLTVQLLLNHGSQRIWPQAFIKVLKSCAAVPEVIEVLFNSYSQIPVSQEWREAVPQEVFQQHQAFYESLLGLAGTARSLQHLCRATIRAHLGDKCHCLIPLLPLPSALQEFLLLEPQGVVL, encoded by the exons ATGAGCcaggcaccaggagctgggacagtAAAGCTGAGGATTTCCTCCAAGTTGGACCCGGAGCATCCCTTGGGATCTCGTGCTCCCATCGCCAGGTTCTACACAGCCCTGGTCACAGGGGACctgaggagcctgcagctcctgactgAGAGGTACCACCAAGATGTCAACCTGGTCTTTGAGATCAGTAAGAACCAGCTGGAGTGGCAGGTGAAAAGCCAAGCCTCCTATGGACTCTCAG GGCTGTGGGCTCTGGAGGAGCGCCTGGAGCTGAGCTCCCCTCTGTGCCTGGCCGCCCGCCACGGCCACCCCGACTGCCTGCGGCACCTCCTGCGCCGCGGGGCTGACCCCAACCTGGCCCCGGGGGGAGAGGCCCCCCTGCACCAGGCCTGCCTGGGGGGGCACAGCGACTgcgtggagctgctgctggagtaCAGGGCCCAGCCCAACCTGCTCAGCGAGCGGGGCACGGCCCCGCTGCACCTCTGCACCTCGCGGGATTCCCTGCG GTGTGccaagctcctgctgctgcacggGGCGGCCGTGGAGCTGCCGAGCGAGGCGGGaggtgacacagccctgcacgTGGCCGCCAGGCATCGTCTCTGCCACCACGCCCGCCTCTACCTGCAGCGCCGCGCCCGCGTCGACGCCCGCAACGCGCGCCAGGAGACGGCGCTGGGCGtgctctgtgggcaggcccCGGCCCAGGACGACCATTcccttcagcttttccagctgctgctcaacCACGGCGCCGACGTGGAGGCGCGGGACGAGAGCTGGAGACGGCCCCTGCACCGGGCCTGCGGGGCGGCCAACGCCGAGCTGGtgcggctgctgctgcagcgTGGCGCCGACGCCAACGCCATCGACTACGACGGTGTGTCCCcgctgggctgggccctgcaggctgcagcctccCGCCCCGAGCTGCGGCCACACCTCACcgtgcagctgctgctcaacCACGGATCCCAGAGGATTTGGCCCCAGGCCTTCATCAAG GTGCTGAAAtcctgtgcagctgtgccagaggtCATCGAGGTCCTCTTCAACTCCTACTCCCAAATCCCGGTGTCCCAGGAGTGGAGGGAGGCTGTGCCACAGGAGGTGTTCCAG cagcaccaggcgTTCTACgagtccctgctggggctggcggGCACGGCCCGGAGCCTGCAGCACCTGTGCCGTGCCACCATCCGGGCACACCTTGGGGACAAGTGCCACTGCCTCAtccccctgctgcccctgcccagcgccctacaggaattcctgctgctggagccccagggagTGGTGCTGTGA